A window of the Bacteroidota bacterium genome harbors these coding sequences:
- a CDS encoding RNA polymerase sigma factor RpoD/SigA: protein MYVPRQQRMLDQYLDEISQVELLTPDEEVDLAQRIKQGDQEALHKLVRANLRFVVSVAKKYQGQGLTLSDLISEGNYGLVKAAQRFDETRGFKFISYAVWWIRQSILKALSDQARTVRLPQNRIGTLSKMRKASARLAQEHGRAPTVDELAGELEMKPHKVEEGFRHGRRSLSMDAPFSEDGTQSLLDVVPDEELVSPDEPITAESIKIDVERILCQLQPREAEITRLYFGIGRERPLTLGAIGEQIGLTRERVRQIKEKALRKLRRHHAHADIRAHLN from the coding sequence ATGTACGTTCCCCGACAGCAGCGGATGCTGGACCAGTACCTGGATGAAATCAGCCAGGTTGAGCTGCTCACGCCCGACGAAGAGGTAGACCTCGCGCAGCGGATCAAGCAGGGGGACCAGGAGGCGCTCCACAAGCTCGTGCGGGCCAACCTCCGGTTCGTCGTCTCGGTGGCGAAGAAGTACCAGGGGCAGGGCCTCACGCTCTCCGACCTCATCTCGGAAGGCAACTACGGGCTCGTCAAAGCCGCCCAGCGCTTCGACGAGACGCGCGGGTTCAAGTTCATCTCGTACGCCGTGTGGTGGATCCGGCAGTCGATCCTGAAGGCGCTCTCGGACCAGGCCCGCACCGTCCGCCTGCCGCAGAACCGGATCGGGACGCTCTCGAAGATGCGCAAGGCCAGCGCTCGCCTCGCCCAGGAGCACGGCCGCGCCCCGACCGTCGACGAACTCGCGGGCGAGCTCGAGATGAAGCCGCACAAAGTCGAGGAGGGCTTCCGCCACGGTCGCCGCTCGCTCTCGATGGACGCCCCGTTCTCCGAGGACGGCACCCAGAGCCTGCTCGACGTGGTCCCCGACGAAGAGCTCGTCTCGCCTGACGAGCCGATCACGGCCGAGTCGATCAAGATCGACGTCGAGCGCATCCTCTGCCAGCTTCAGCCGCGCGAGGCCGAGATCACCCGGCTCTACTTCGGGATCGGCCGCGAGCGTCCGCTGACGCTCGGTGCCATCGGCGAGCAGATCGGGCTGACGCGCGAGCGCGTGCGGCAGATCAAGGAGAAGGCGCTCCGCAAGCTCCGCCGCCACCACGCCCACGCCGACATCCGGGCGCACCTCAACTAG